atcaaacgctacaattattgcagctaggccAAGAGTTCGTCTCATTCATTAGATAAATAATGTGTCATCGAATCCCGAGCAAACTTGGCATCAGCCATGGATGTAGTTGTAGTGAGGAGGTCCATGGCATCACTTACCTTTTGATACTTTTAAATTATGGCGAAATTGAACAACGCAAAATCAatacattaaataatatatatggaTAAAAAAGGAATCGATCTTATAAGTTATAAGTTATATTTGCAGATATCCAGAACTTCGTAATATAGATTATGTGCCTATAACTTACATGTTCAACTTCAAGGTACAACCACAAGTCTTAAGTTTTGGAATGTGCTGTGTATAAGGACACAACTTTTTAGCTATTGTATTATGGTTGGGTAGCAATTTGTGTGTTGATCATTATAACTGGAAAACTGAATACAAATAAGTGACAAGATGATGGTATTCTCAAAGTACTGAAGAAGTTCCCTTGAATTTGAAGTACTGGAAAAATAGTATACCTGAATGGGAAACACCACTCCACGaaataattttcataaactatggtttctggagagtcatttcataatgttacatcaTATTCATAAGGTTTGAATGTAAAACAGCTTGCATGAATATTCACTGTGCAACTTGAATGCAtgattatttctgctgactcccatgatgcaatagcccatagcaaagatatgCTATAAAGGCACAAAATTAACTTgatatttttctgaaattgcaagtaattgtaggtgatgtaaattCATGAAACAACTCTCCAgtacccatagtttatgaaaatgactgcATTTCCTAGagttgtgttcccctttaaatacagaaatatgCATCTCTACTTTGTTATAGGCCTTAGAGAGTATGCCTAGCAATGGAACAGTTTCTACATCCTGTATCTTACAGTTTGTCAACTGTAAAATTCTGTTCCAACATTCTATAATCAAAGAAGACCTATGGGTGAGAGATGGCAAAATACTTAACCCCAAGAAACTATTCTGGGAAGAGAGAGGGTATGCAGATGTGCAGATAGATTGCAATGGACGGATCATAGCACCTGGATTTATTGACGTCCAAATTAATGGTAAGATTATTAAGAACAACAAAGATATAAAAACCTCCAAATCATGATCAGTACACATATGTATACCGACatacaaaacatgaaaacaatagtcagtttcattttaatttcagccTTCTTTTTTACAAAAGTCATCTAAGTACACAGTTAgattgaaattgacaaaaaaagaacaaaaaaatatcttgacaaTTTCAGTTATTGCAGTGTGTAGTTAGGGATGATTGCACAGTgccacacaagctcaataaacgaacttcgtcCATTTAGGACACCCACCCCCCTTCACCTAAATGAGCCTTCAGAAGTGTGACATCGACACATTTATTTATGATGTAAAACCATGATGAAagtgtagtggtcacaccagtATGATTGCATTAAACGCCTTTAGTTTCTGAATGGAATGAAGACttgtaaaaatatcaaaagatTAAAAACTAGCAAGTCTCTGTCatggtaaaatttgaataaaatctgAGATGACACTATTGACAGTGTTAATTTTACTGGTTAGAGCTCAGTATTAGCAGTCGGGAGGGACAGGGGaattttctgtgaccgacccaaaccctGGGGGATTGTTTTatagactcgatgggtaggctgtatcactcagccatgTCTCATTCACAAGATGAGTGAGAATTTGggggtactagtcaccatactCTTTGAGTAATGACTTAAACAGTCAGGGATGATTACTCATGCGGAGCCTGCAGGTACTATGTTTGCTGGGCCTGTGACaatgggtgactctgggatagcctgtggacttgCTGGGAAAGCCTTCACAGTTTCAGTGAGACATAAAATGCATGCAGCATGCAACATAGCCTTGTCACATAGTCCCAAATCTGGATGTATTTCTGTAGAATTGTTTATGTGTATATGcgtttgtataaaaaaaaagaaaataacttGGAGCAGTTCCCACcccaaaaaataataataatataaagttTTAATTTTATTGGTTGCTACTTCCAGGTGGTCTAGGCTATGACTTTTCATCTGATGTTGACAATTTAGACACAGGTTTGGAGACTGTAGCTAAGGGTCTTCTACAATATGGAGTCACTTCATTTTGTCCAACTATTATTTCATCAAGTCCTGGTGTGTACAGAGAGGTAAGTTGTAAGTGTCATCAAGTCCTGGTGTGTACAGAGAGGTGAGTTGTAAGTGTCATCAAGTCCTGGTGTGTACAGAGAGGTGAGTTGTAAGTGTCATCAAGTCCTGGTGTGTACAGAGAGGTGAGTTGTAAGTGTCATCAAGTCCTGGTGTGTACAGAGAGGTGAGTTGTAAGTGTCATCAAGTCCTGGTGTGTACAGAGAGGTGAGTTGTAAGTGTCATCAAGTCCTGGTGTGTACAGAGAGGTGAGTTGTAAGTGTCATCAAGTCCTGGTATGTATAGAGAGGTAAGTTGTAAGTGTCATCAAGTCCTGGTGTGTATAGAGAGGTAAGTTGTAAGTGTCATCAAGTCCTGGTGTGTACAGAGAGGTGAGTTGTAAGTGTCATCAAGTCCTGGTGTGTACAGAGAGGTAAGTTGTAAGTGTCATCAAGTCCTGGTGTGTATAGAGAGGTAAGTTGTAAGTGTCATCAAGTCCTGGTGTGTATAGAGAGGTGAGTTGTAAGTGTCATCAAGTCCTGGTGTGTACAGAGAGGTAAGTTGTAAGTGTCATCAAGTCCTGGTGTGTATAGAGAGGTAAGTTGTAAGTGTCATCAAGTCCTGGTATGTATAGAGAGGTAAGTTGTAAGTGTCATCAAGTCCTGGTGTGTATAGAGAGGTAAGTTGTAAGTGTCATCAAGTCCTGGTATGTATAGAGAGGTAAGTTGTAAGTGTCATCAAGTCCTGGTGTGTATAGAGAGGTAAGTTGTAAGTGTCATCAAGTCCTGGTATGTACAGAGAGGTAAGTTGTAAGTGTCATCAAGTCCTGGTATGTACAGAGAGGTGAGTTGTAAGTGTCATCAAGTCCTGGTGTGTATAGAGAGGTAAGTTGTAAGTGTCATCAAGTCCTGGTATGTATAGAGAGGTAAGTTGTAAGTGTCATCAAGTCCTGGTATGTACAGAGAGGTGAGTTGTAAGTGTCATCAAGTCCTGGTGTGTATAGAGAGGTAAGTTGTAAGTGTCATCAAGTCCTGGTATGTATAGAGAGGTAAGTTGTAAGTGTCATCAAGTCCTGGTGTGTATAGAGAGGTAAGTTGTAAGTGTCATCAAGTCCTGGTATGTACAGAGAGGTGAGTTGTAAGTGTCATCAAGTCCTGGTATGTACAGAGAGGTGAGTTGTAAGTGTCATCAAGTCCTGGTATGTACAGAGAGGTGAGTTGTAAGTGTCATCAAGTCCTGGTGTGTACAGAGAGGTGAGTTGTAAGTGTCATCAAGTCCTGGTATGTACAGAGAGGTGAGTTGTAAGTGTCATCAAGTCCTGGTATGTACAGAGAGGTGAGTTGTAAGTGTCATCAAGTCCTGGTGTGTATAGAGAGGTGAGTTGTAAGTGTCATCAAGTCCTGGTGTGTATAGAGAGGTGAGTTGTAAGTGTCATCAAGTCCTGGTATGTACAGAGAGGTGAGTTGTAAGTGTCATCAAGTCCTGGTGTGTACAGAGAGGTGAGTTGTAAGTGTCATCAAGTCCTGGTGTGTATAGAGAGGTGAGTTGTAAGTGTCATCAAGTCCTGGTGTGTACAGAGAGGTGAGTTGTAAGTGTCATCAAGTCCTGGTATGTACAGAGAGGTGAGTTGTAAGTGTCATCAAGTCCTGGTATGTATAGAGAGGTAAGTTGTAAGTGTCATCAAGTCCTGGTATGTACAGAGAGGTGAGTTGTAAGTGTCATCAAGTCCTGGTATGTACAGAGAGGTGAGTTGTAAGTGTCATCAAGTCCTGGTATGTACAGAGAGGTGAGTTGTAAGTGTCATCAAGTCCTGGTGTGTATAGAGAGGTGAGTTGTAAGTGTCATCAAGTCCTGGTGTGTATAGAGAGGTGAGTTGTAAGTGTCATCAAGTCCTGGTATGTACAGAGAGGTGAGTTGTAAGTGTCATCAAGTCCTGGTGTGTATAGAGAGGTGAGTTGTAAGTGTCATCAAGTCCTGGTATGTACAGAGAGGTGAGTTGTAAGTGTCATCAAGTCCTGGTATGTACAGAGAGGTGAGTTGTAAGTGTCATCAAGTCATGGTATGTACAGAGAGGTGAGTTGTAAGTGTCATCAAGTCCTGGTGTGTACAGAGAGGTGAGTTGTAAGTGTCATCAAGTCCTGGTGTGTATAGAGAGGTGAGTTGTAAGTGTCATCAAGTCATGGTATGTACAGAGAGGTGAGTTGTAAGTGTCATCAAGTCCTGGTATGTACAGAGAGGTGAGTTGTAAGTTGAAAGTTGTAAGAAAAGAGTTTGTGATATCAACAGATTGTATAAATGGAAGTCTACTCCTATCAAATATATGCAATAGGTATGATTTTCCTGTTAACTTATCGGTATTAGCCaaggtttttttatttttgtaatagcCTGTATCCTGTCATTCAAGGACACACCCCTTTATGATTTACCAAGCATTATTACATTAAGTACCAGTGGTTATTGATCAAGGTGTGTGCAAACTGTAGTCCGATACCCAAAAAACACTAATATTGCATATCTGTATCCATGCAAATGAGCAAGTGAGCTTTCCATGTACATGAAATCATGTgaacaaattttgttgttgtgagttaaaatgataaaaactgggaaTTCTTTTCAATCACAAGATAGCAAGAGATAGATAAACAACACATTTTGGTGTGTTACTAGAAAATGTGCATCAGTAGCatgtcaaattgacttagaggacagtcatatttttatgaaatttactGTTTTAAATGAATGTTGTTtgtaacaataattttttttaatgatgtaTGATGAGTGTTTGGTACGTGGGGTATTATATTAGTGTTAGAGTTCGTAAGTGTTTGTGTGCAATCATTAACAATTGTACAACTGCCGatatcagaccgtggacaaacagaacctgttactaccagggaaagtaaacaactgcacagcatgttggaagtccAGAGACTTTTATGACATTCCATCATTtaataagaacagtttcattgccactttacataatagttcacttcccctggcatttcatgtacacataataaagaggccataaaactgctCTTATCACAACCATGGTAtgaaatacaagtctctgctgttccaacatgctgagccaagtggtAGTTATCTAAATCATTTTGTTTGCTATCCCTGTTTGTAATAGGTTCTGTTCATCCACAGTCGGATGTCGGCAGTTGTGAATAACTCCAGTACTAGGAGTATGTGTGTCAGCGTATTATTGTCTGGTATTGGGatcataatcattatattacatttcatttattgCTATGTGTGATAAGTTCACTATTTGCATGTACTGAGGGTATTATAAAGTAATCAAACATACAAAGTAGAACAGGAAACAATCTGGTGTATATGGTGTACTATAAAAGTAAGCGACATACCTTATTCTCAGGGCATATCTAAGTTACTGAAATATGTGTAGGAGGTAATATGGCGCAACAGTAACAGTTTAGTTGGTATGGTATGCAGTTTGTCTGAACAAAACCTGCATTCAGAACCAGATTTGATATGGAATGTATAATTTTACACAAATGTCGAATAGCCTATTAATGAATGTGTTTGGCTCAAATCCAATTTTTGCATAAAGTGGAGTTTTTTCCAGTAACATATATGTTTTAATAAAAGAGTGGATAGTGATGTAAGAAATCGACAAGCATAAAACTTACATCTTCCTAATATGGTAGAATTATCttttacttgaaatgttttgaatcaAGCAAGTACTATGTCACAGATTGTAGTAGTTGCAATCCTGCAATTAACACCTTTTAATAATGTTAAACTTGTGAAATATCATTAATGTGCATAATATATATGGCGGATGAGTACTGTTCTCCATGAACCTAGGAAGGTTCCAGTAGTGaaaaattgtattaaaatgaaGCATGACAACagttattcaattttttttgtcagatTTTACCCAAACTTCAGCGTACTAACGGCAGTAAAGATGGAGCAGGCATACTAGGTAGGTGAAAAGTCAGGTGCATTACAGACACGATTGCAACGACAAATTATTTGTCATCTTTTTAGCAAGCCAGCTTGCAATCCACACAGTATGCACAGATACATAGAATATTTTGAGTATTTATAGTTGGGATAATACTTACTCTTAGAATGATCAGACAGAAAATCCTCCCAGTAAAATCCAATAAAATCCACAGATTATGTACAATATTGATTAATGGAATAGaatcacatttcccataatgcaccattcaaaATGGTGGTATGCAGAATAACAAATGCAGCTAGGACTGTATGTAGAAAACTGTTGGTATTAGAGCCTTACATTCTGTGGTCTTATATTATTATGGTATATTCTCTTATGTTAGTTTATAAAATTAGGAGAGACTTAGCTGTCTAACCTGTTATTGCTTGAAACATTAGGCGAACTTTACATCTTAGGGCAATTGTTTTAACAACATTTTTCTCCACctacaaataaaaatgattataGATTTTTATCTGGAGAggtttttgtattttctttccaCCTCAGGTATACATATTGAGGGTCCATTTATAAATGAAGAAAAGAGAGGTGCTCATCCACGCAACAATGTCAGCAGTCACTGCAATGGTTTTAAAGATGTCGAACAAATGTACGGTACATTTgataatgtgtgtatatgtactctTGCACCAGAACTGGATAAAAACAGTGAAGTTGTTGAAGAATTGGTCAAAAGGAACATCAGAGTATCTGTTGGTTAGTTGGCAGACTTAATTTGTATTTGTGGTATATCAGTGTTTATGCTAGGGTTTTGAATCCAGGCAACACTGAGAGGCGGACGTTTGGTAAATTCACGTTGTATGTATTATTACTGCCTCAGCATCGGTGTTTGCACATGGGGATTGTGTGATACGACTCTGGTAATCAAGCCTTCCATTTAGTAAGATAGACGCAAAATAAATCTCTTGTTCttcagtgtggtagattacacaagtggatgatagcggttcctctgttgcgTGATTCTAAATAGTAATCACCCCGTGATCAAGGTAGTGTGTAAACATTGAAAGTCcaaaaacagtacactgcaagttccATGGTaatctgtcaataaaactctgccATGCCACCCTATTGAGagtattattacatttaaaccaacatccattcaatagcctGATCAAAGGGTTGCTTACTACGCAAGatacaatgtcaaagtcaaatGTACTAACTAACTAGTTGATGCCACTTGTGGAGATAATTTGCTTCAAAAACTAAAAAAAGCTGGAAGTTGACAAAAGATTCAAATTCCTCTGAATCAAATGAACTACAAAAGCACAACACAAATACAGTTCAAGATTTTTCTCTGGTACTAAGATGATCCTCCATTTAATGACTCTTTCCCTAGTTGCAgttgacctctaggtggcagtatgtTCAGTCGATTGTAGAATGTAGGTGGCTACAAATTAATTTGATGTCACAAAATTTTTATTAGTTTACACTTTTGGAACACACATATAGTGAAGTCATGCAAATGATgagtatataaacattgtaaatgACCTACATGCTGCAAAggttatgacctttgacctcggtGATATTTATATCTTTTCAGGACACTCAATGGGCAATTTGAATCATGCTGAGAAAGCTGTCCAGAGTGGAGCAACATTTATAACTCACTTATTCAATGCTATGCTTCCTGTAAGTTGAAATCACATCATATTTACTGCAATGTTTTTGAGAGTGGCATTTCATTTTTGTGTTATTCATAATGCATACGAATATAGTAAAAGGGTCTTCAAATTTCATGAACAAGTATATTTTCACTGATGACATCAACAGTAAAAATGTACACATCTTAGTTAGTTTTCAGATAATTTTTGTCCTCAGATAATGTCACCAAATTTATCTTACATCATGTGTGCCtaattttttgtgaatttttatttgaatttttctGTCTGAATGTAGTTTCATCATCGAGATCCAGGGATAGTTGGTTTACTGACAAGTGATGTTGTACCTGAAGGAGTGACAGTTTTCTATGGAATGATATCAGATGGAATACACACCAACCCAGCAGCTCTCAGAATAGCACATAGAGCACACCCTAAAGGTAATGTTGCCATCATGAAAATCataaataccccccccccccccccccccgggggctCTGTTGTACCATGATAAATAGCACAGACTATAACATGATGAAAAGGTACAAACCTTAAATTCACagtcaaatttgaaaatggaaaaaaaaatcaacagtACAAGgactaattttgaaaaaaaatttctttcagGAGATTTTACTTATGTTCATTCTTAACAGATCTATTTTATGGTTTGATTGTTTATGAACTTCCTATTGAATTGTGCTGGGAAAGGGAAATGTGTAAACTATTTTCGATATCTGTGTCGGCCATTTTGATGATTTCCTTCCTCCGCATACTACATCATGATGTGTTTCCTGCTAGATAGAATTCAAGGATGCAGTTTAACATCAACATTTCACCAAATCAACCAGaataaaagtgaaatttatGAGTATGATCTGTGTTTATCTTCAGTGAGCAGTGATTgatataactttattttgtcagtttagatagatatgagatatgagTCGTAATTATCTGTCTTTCAATTCTGTTTCATTACTTGGAATGTGACTTCAGGTGTTTGGTGGCAATGCCTGCATGGCCCATCTTTCTGTAAAGTTTTATTCATAGGCTATGTGTATATGATGAAAAATGTGACTATTCTGTTGCATTTGCACGTACCGTTTATGCAGAGACATCCAAAATGCATGTGAAAacacaacaatttgaaaatgctgCCAAAAGTGGACTGTTTTCATTCAAAAGCGGAGTCCATGTAAACTGGTTAAAATGAAGAGATTCGAAAATGGAGTCGTGTAAATGACTGCAAATGGAAAAAATTCAAAAACGGGGTTATGTAAACAACCAAAATTGCAACAATTTGAAATGCAAATTTGACCTCAGCAATGACCCCATGGATGACATACTACTTACATGTGTGCTTTTACCACTGTGTTATGTTTGCACGTTTGCAACCATCATTTCCATTGGTGTTTTGAAATTGTGTAAATGGTGCTTCTGCTTATCAACTAAACATATAAACACAtgaaaatacattacaatgaaaatgaaagtatatGTTGAATAAATGCTGCTAGGACAATCAATGGAAATGATATtagcattttttatttgaaaatgctgTTGTGTAAACGCAGTCTTATTTTGCACTTTGTGTTAGGTCTTGTTGTTGTAACTGATGCTATAGCCGCCATGGGTCTACAATCTGGCCACTATCATCTTGGCACTCAGGACATTGAAGTTAAAGATAGCACAGAAGGGAAGATGGCGGTGGTATCGGGTACAGAAACATTATGTGGAAGGTAAAGTATTTTTTATTAACAGTTTCATTGCAGCTGAATAAATAGTAGGTCACTTTATCTAATTTTTCAAGTATTATGGAGAGTTCTTGGAAtgagaaatattgattttggaTTTCTTGTAGTAGTATTAAAGTAATGATGTAAAATAGTTTGTTATAATGAACAGAAGTCATAAAGCCATTTTATCACAGTAGTAGAACAACAGAAACTAATGCCACATACCCATTTTGTCATGATGAAACAAAAGTAATGATGGCATGGCCACATTTTGTCCTGTGATGTAGGGCACGGCCGCACCAGAAGTGGTGACTTAAGCACATTTATTTACTGACCTAGAAGAATAGAAGTGATGACATAGGCACACCTTGTCCTGACATAGAGCAACAGAAGtgataccatacacacactttTCCTGACATTAAGAGCAACTGAGTGatgacatacacacatttttttcttaaCATAGAGCAACAGAAGTGATGACATATAGACTCACCTTGTCCTGACATAGTGCAACAGaagtgttgacatacacacatttttGTCCTGACCTAGAGCAACAGAAGTGGTGACATGCACACATTTATTTCCTGACCTAGAGCAACATTAGTGATGACATGCACACATTTTTGTCTGACATAGTGCAACAGAAGTGGTGACTTGCACACATTTATTTCCTGACCTAGAGCAACAGAAGTGATGACATAGATACACTTCATTGAGATGTAGAATGttaaaaatatatcataaaacttttttaaaaaaccttattttttgtaaacattttcagTGTTGCTACGATGGACGTGTGTGTCAGGCACTTCAGAAAAACTACAGGTTGCAGTACAGTTGATGCACTGGAAGTAGCCACTTTACATCCAGCACAAATGCTAGGAATAACAGACAAGAAGGGAACACTAGACTATGACACAGATGCAGACTTTATACTCCTAGATGAGGATCTGAATGTCTATAGAACATACATTGCAGGAGATCTAGTGTGGAGTAGAACTTCAACGGGGAAATTCTCATGATGAAATGTggggtgtgtgatttgggtgcTGGATTGTGGAAAAATATCAAAGTTGGTGCTAGATTGATTTaatgaaattatgaatttgTTTGACTGTCGCAGTTCTTCTACTTAATtgaaataacagaaccccatggcatgtgagtgccagtgttgCATACTTGAGGGTGGGGGTTGGTGATGGTGGGGGAGTATTTACACAAATGCTTGC
The genomic region above belongs to Glandiceps talaboti chromosome 8, keGlaTala1.1, whole genome shotgun sequence and contains:
- the LOC144438831 gene encoding N-acetylglucosamine-6-phosphate deacetylase-like, which codes for MPSNGTVSTSCILQFVNCKILFQHSIIKEDLWVRDGKILNPKKLFWEERGYADVQIDCNGRIIAPGFIDVQINGGLGYDFSSDVDNLDTGLETVAKGLLQYGVTSFCPTIISSSPGVYREILPKLQRTNGSKDGAGILGIHIEGPFINEEKRGAHPRNNVSSHCNGFKDVEQMYGTFDNVCICTLAPELDKNSEVVEELVKRNIRVSVGHSMGNLNHAEKAVQSGATFITHLFNAMLPFHHRDPGIVGLLTSDVVPEGVTVFYGMISDGIHTNPAALRIAHRAHPKGLVVVTDAIAAMGLQSGHYHLGTQDIEVKDSTEGKMAVVSGTETLCGSVATMDVCVRHFRKTTGCSTVDALEVATLHPAQMLGITDKKGTLDYDTDADFILLDEDLNVYRTYIAGDLVWSRTSTGKFS